The bacterium genome includes the window GATGGCGGCGCAGCTCGCGGACCTTCTGGAGCACCTGCGGGGCCAGTGTGCCGCGGCGCGTCGAAGTGGGGGCGCGCGGCTCCTGTCCGCGGCCACGCCGTGCGTCGGTGCCGGCGAGGCGGCGGCGAGCACCGTGGAATTTGTGCGCGGTACGCTGGCGAGCGCGGCGGGGCAAAACGTGTCCGGCAGTGTGCGCTCCCGATGGACGCGCGACCTTGACGCGGCCGCCGCCGAGATCCGCTCGTCGCTCACGCCGGTCCAGGCATCGCTGGGGCAGGCGCTCGGATCGGGCGCGCCCTCGCCGGTCGCGGTTCGCGACTTGGCCCACCTCCGCGACCGGATTTGGCGGGTGCTGGCCATCCTGGATCAACCGTAGCGCCCTCAGACCCGCTCGACCTGGGTATGCTATATAGCAGGGGAATTTCTCGCCACTTTATTCACACTCGTCAAATCGGCCGGGAGGACACGGCGCCGGGTGAGCATCACCGCGGGGATCATCGAGGCGGAACGCTTCTACGCGGACGCGCTGCGCGCGCTCGTGCGGAGCCGCGTCCCGTTCATGATCGGCGGCGCCTATGCCCTGCGGGTCTACGGGGGCATCGTGCGCCACACGAAAGACCTCGACGTGTTTTGCGCCCGCCGGGACCGCGCCCGCGTCGTGCGGACGCTACTGCGGTCGGGAGATCACGTCGAACGCACCGACCCGACCTGGATCGTGAAGGTGTTCCGCGGCGATCTGTTCATCGACGTGATCTACGGCTCGGGCAACGGCATCTGCCCCGTGGATCGCCTCTGGCTCGAGCACGCGCGGCCGGCCCGTTTGCTCGGGTCGCGCGTCCGGCTGATCCCGCCCGAAGAGATGATCTGGAGTAAGTCGTTCGTGCAGGACCGCTACCGGTACGACGGCGCCGACATCGCGCACATCATCCGCCGGCAGGGACGGTCGCTCGACTGGCAGCGCCTGCTCGACCGCATGGGGCCGGAGTGGGAGGTGCTGCTCGCGCACCTCATCAACTTCCGCTTCACCTACCCGGCCGAACGCGACGTCGTACCGGCGTGGGTGCTCCACGAGCTGCTTTCGCGGTTCGAGCACTCGCAGAGCGAAGTCGACGGCGGACGGGCCCCCGATGCGTCCGTCTGCCGCGGCACGCTCTTTACGCCCCACGACTACGTCCCGGACGTGACGGCGTGGGGATACGCCGACGCCCGCGCGGACATCGCCCGGCGGGCGCGGAGGAAAATCCGTGGCAAAAATGCGGATCGCCGCGCTGGGTGACCTGCACATTCGCGACGCGGTCCCCGAACCGCTGCGCCAGGCGTTCACGGAGGTGAACGACCGCGCGGACGTCCTCGTGCTCTGCGGCGACCTGACCGATCACGGTTTCCCGAAGGAAGCCGAGGCCCTCGCGGAGGCGCTCGCGCCCTGCCGCATTCCGAAGATCGCCGTGTTCGGCAACCACGACTTTGAGAGCAGTCCGCCCGAAGAGATCACCAAGATCCTGGGCCGCAGCGGGCTCATAGTCTTCGCGACCGAGCCCTGGGTCCTCGACGGGGTCGGGTTCGTCGGCGCGAAGGGGTTCGCCGGCGGCTTCGGCCGCCACGCGTTGCAGCCGTGGGGCGAGCACACTGTCAAGCAGTTCGTCCAGGACGCCGTCAACGAGGGCGTGATCCTCGAGCGGGCCCTCCACCGGCTCAAGTCCGAACACGGCGTCGAGCGGGCGGTCGCGGTCCTGCACTACGCGCCGATTCGCGAGACGGTCGAAGGCGAGCCCCTGGAGGTCTTCCCGTTCCTCGGTTCGTCCCGCCTGGTCGACCCGCTCGACCGGTTCGGCGTCGCCGCGATCCTCCACGCGCATGCCCACCACGGGGCGCCGGAAGGACGCACCCCGCAAGGCATCCCGGTCTACAACGTCTCGCTGCCCGTGCTGCATCACGTAAGAGCCGACCAGAATTACCGCATCATCGAAGTCTAACGGCCGGGTCCCCCCCGTCACAGCGCGCCGCGCGGAGCCGGGACGTCCGCGGCGGCCTTTTTGAAAGTGGGGCCGGAGGGGTTCATCGGGCGGGACCGAACATCAGGCCTACCTCCAACGGGATCGAGGTGGGATCGATGAGTCACAGGCGCACGGCAGCCGGCAGGCCGACACGCCGGGAGTTCCTCACACGGGCCGGACTGGCCGCGCTCGCCGGGGCGTCCGCGGGCTGGCTGCCGCGGGGCGCCGCGGCCGCGGCGAAGCGCGGCGGTACGATGGCCGTCTCGGGGCATCAGGAGATTTCGAGCCTGAGCCCCGACGACTCCGGGCCGAACGTCATCTGGTCGGCCGTCACGCAGATTCACAACGCGCTGCTCGAACTGGATGAGAATTTCAACCTCGTTCCGACCCTTGCCTCGTCGTACACGGCGTCGCCGGACGGGCTGGCCTACACGTTCAGGCTGCTCCACGGCGTCAAGTTTCACGACGGGACCGAGTTCACCGCCGACGACGTGAAGTACACGTACGAGTGGTACATGAATCCCGCCAACCACGCGATCCAGGCCAACAACTTCAAGGGCGTCGACTCGGTCCAGGCCGCCGACAAGTACACGGTGCGCGTGAAGATGCGCGAGCCGAACGCGGCGTTTCTGGCGAAGGGCGCCTCGACCTTCATCGTGCCCGCGGCCTACCACGGCAAGATCGGCGAGAAGGCGTACAAGAGCGCGCCGATCGGCACGGGCGCCTTCCGTCTCAAAGAATGGCGGCCGGCCGAGCGCACGCTCGTCCAGGCGTTCGATCAGCACTTCCGCGGCCGGCCCTACCTGGATTTCTTCCGGGTGGACATCGTTCCGGAGCCGTCGGTGCGCGCGATCGGTCTGCAGACCGGCCAGTCCGACTCGTCGGTGTGGCCGCTCCTGGTCGAGGACAATCTCCGCTTCGCGAAGGACCCCAACTTCGTCACGTACGTGACGATCACGACCGGCGTGAACCACTTCCCGATCAACAACAAGCGGCCGTACTTCGCCGACAAGCGGGTCCGGCAGGCCCTGATGTTCGCGATCAACCGGCAGCGATTGATCGACGACATCTTCAAAGGCACGGCGGCCCTCGCCACCTCCCACCTCTCGCCCGCGTTCAAGACGTACTTCGAGCCGAACGTCGTCAAGTACCCGCACGACCCGGCGAAAGCGAAGGCCCTGCTCGACGAGGCGGGCTGGAAGCCGGGCCCCGACGGGATCCGCCAGAAGAGCGGGACGCGGTTCTCGTTTACCTGTACGACGATCGTCGGCGATCAGGCGCGCCGCCCGGAGGCGGAGGTCGCGCAGCAGGACCTCAAGGCCGTCGGCATCGAGATGAAGCTCGCCGAAGCGCCGGTGGCGACGATCACCGAGAAGCTGCGCAAGGGCGAGATGGACGCCTCGCTGTTCAACTGGACCTACGGCGGCAGCCTCGGCGACCCCGATCCGTCGCTCACCCTGCGCTCGAACGGCGGCAACAACTGGTCGCAGTATGCCAACCCCAAGGTCGACAGCCTGATCGACGCCGGCCTCAAGGAACCCGACCCCAAGAAGCGGCGACCGTACTACAGCGAGATCCAGAAGATCGTCGCGGACGAGGCGCCGTTCGTCTACCTCATGTACTGGAACTGGTACAACATCTTTTCGAAGCGGGTCCAGGGCCTGCCGAAGACCATGTTCAACGGGCCCCAGATTTACCGGAAGGCCTATCAGTGGTGGCTCGCGTGATGAGGGACCTCGGGGCGTCCTAGAGGGCCCGGGCGGGGTCGCCGCGGCGGATGTGGCGCTATCTCATCGCCCGGCTGCTCCAAGGCGCGGCGGTGGTCTTCCTCGTCGCCACCGCCGCCTTCCTGATCCTCCGCCTGACGCCGGGCAACCCCGTCGACGTCCTCGTCGGGGAGGCCGAGGTCACCCCCGAGCAGGTGGCCGGCATCAAGCACCTGTGGGGCCTGGACCGGCCGTGGTATGTGCAGTACATCACGTGGCTCGAGAACATGGCCCGCGGCGACTTCGGCGAGTCCGTGATCCGGACCGGCGTCCCCGTCCGCACGATGCTGGCGCAGGCCGCGCCGGTCACCCTGACGCTGAACGTCGCCGCCTTTGTGGTCTCGGCGGCGATCGCGATCCCGGTCGGAATCGTCGCCGGCGTGCGGCGGTACTCCCTGTTCGATTACACGGGCACGGTGGGCGCCACGCTCGGCGTCGCCCTGCCCAGCTTTTGGATCTCCCTCATGGCGATCATCCTCTTCGCCGTGAAACTGCGGTGGCTGCCCGCGTTCGGCCTGCAGTCGTGGACCGGGTACGTTCTGCCCGTCGCCGTCCTCGCCACCGAGCAAACCGCGGTCATCACCCGGCTGATGCGCGGCTCCGTCGCCGCGGTGCTGCATCAAGACTACGTGCGGACCGGACGGGCCAAGGGGCTCGCCGAATCGGCCGTGGTGCTGCGCCACGCGGTGCGCAACGCGCTGCTGCCGGTGATCACCGTGCTGGGATACCGGGTGGCGTTTCTCTTGAGCGGCACGATCATCGTCGAAACCGTCTTCGCCCTGCCGGGTGTCGGCCGGCTCCTGACCGATTCGGTCTATCACCTCGACTATCAGGTGGTGCAGGTGATCGCGCTCCTCCTCGCCGTCATCGTGGTCGCCACCAACATCGCGACCGATCTCGTCTACGCGCTCGTGGATCCGCGGATCCGGATCGGGTAGCGCGCGGCGATGCGATCGCTGGACCGTCCGCTCGACCCCGCCGGCCGGCAAGCGGCCGGCAACCACGACATCACAGCCGGGGCGCGCGCCGCGCGGCCTCCGGCCCGGCCGGTCCGCCGGTCGGAGTTCTGGCGCGCCTGGCGGCGGTTCGTCCGTTACCGGCCCGGGATCGCGGGGCTCGCGGTGGTCGTCGCGATCGGGCTCGTCGCGATCTTCGCGAACCTGCTGGCCCCCTACTCGCCGCTGGCGGTGAATCCCGGCATGCGCGGGGGCGCGCCGACACCGGCGCACCCGCTCGGGTTCGACCACATCGGCCGGGATATTCTGAGCCGGCTCGTCTACGGGTCTCGCGTCGCGATCGCCGTCGCGCTCCTCGCGACCGCGATCGCGGTAACGATCGGCGTCGCGGTCGGCACGACGGCGGGATATCTGGGGGGCCGGGTGGACGCGGTGCTGTCCCGGATTACCGACGCGCTGATGGCCTTCCCCGTCCTGGTCTTGCTCATCGCGCTCGTCGCCGTCGTCGGCCCCAATCTGACGAACGTGATCCTCGTGATCGGGGCAACCGTGTGGGCATCGTACGCGCGCGTCGTCCGCGCCGATGTGCTGAGCCTGCGCGAGCAGGAGTTCGTCATGGCCGCGCGGGCGATCGGGGCGACGGACCGCCGCGTCATTTGGCGGCATCTCGTGCCCAACGTCGTCGGCCCGGTGATCGTCCTGGCGACTCTGTCGGTCGGCAACATCATCATCCTGGAAGCGGCGTTGTCGTTCCTCGGCCTCGGCGTGCGGCCGCCGACGCCGGATTGGGGCGGAATGCTGGCGGACGGCCGGGCGTTCATCACCATCTATCCGCAGATCGTGATCGCCCCGGGAGTCATGATCGCGGTCACGGTGCTGGCCTTCAATCTACTCGGCGACGGCCTTCGGGACGCGCTCGACCCGCGCCACAAAGAGTGACAACGGAGGGACTCTCGCGATGCGCATCGCCATCGGCGGATTGTCACATGAGACGAACACGTTCTGCGCGGCCCTGACCGAGGTCAACGAATTCAAGGACCGGGAGTGGACGCACGGGGAGGCGCTCGCCGCCCGCCATCGCGGCGTCCGCGACTACCTCGGCGGCATGCTCGCCTCCGCCGACGAGCGCGGCATCGAGGTCGTCCCCACCTTTGCGACCCGTGCGACCCCGTCCGGCACGATCAGCCGCCGGGCTTATGAGGAGATGCGCGGCGAGCTCCTCGCCGGCCTCGAGGGTGCCGGACGGGTCGACGCGATCTGCCTCGCGCTCCACGGCGCCGGCGTCGCCGAGGGCGTCGACGATATCGAGGGAGATATTCTGGAGCGCGTGCGCGCGATCGCAGGAGCGGCGGTCCCGATTGTGGTGACGCTCGATCTCCACGGCAACCTGACGGACGAGATGGCGCGATACGCCACGGCCCTGCTCGGCGTCAACGAGTACCCGCACGTCGACTCGTACGAGCGCGGCGTCGAGGCGATCGCCCTCGCCGCGGACGCCGCCGCCGGACGCGTGCGGCCCGCGATGCGCCTCGTGCGGCTGCCGATGCTCGTCCCCACCACCGCGACGAGCCAGAGCCCGGTCCGGGAGATCAACGCGCGGTGCCGGGACTGGGAGGGCCGCCCGGGCGTCATCGACTGCACGTTCTTCCACGGCTTCGCGCACACCGACGCCCCGGTCGTCGCGGCGGCCGTCGTCGCGACCGCGGACGGCCGCGCGGAGTTGGCGCAGGAGGCCGCGGCGGACGTCGCCCGGTACGCGTGGGGGCTGCGCGAGGCTTTCTTGAAGTCCGCGCCGGGGCCGGCCGAAGCGATCCGTCAGGCGCTCGCGTCGGACGGCCGTCCCGTGGTGATCAACGAGACGTCCGACAACCCGGGCGGCGGCGCGCCCGGCGACGGCACGCATCTGCTGCGCACGCTGCTGGACGCCGGCGCCACCGAGTCGTGTTTTGGCTTCGTGTGGGACGCCGAGACCGCCGCGCAGGCGCACGCGGCCGGGGCCGGCGCGACGATCCGGGTCCGGCTCGGCGGCAAGACCGACGCGATGCACGGCGCTCCCGTCGAATGCGAGGCATACGTGAAGTGCCTGACGGACGGCCGCTTCATCCAGCAGTCCCCGATGGGCCGCGGCGCGCAGGTGGACCTCGGCCGCATGGCGCGGCTCGTCATCCCCCGCGGGCCGGCCGGCGGGATCGACGTGCTGGTCTCGTCCGTGCGGTCGCAGACGCTGGACCCGGAAGTGTTCCTGCTGCACGGCATCGACGTGACCCGCTGCCGGATTGTGGCGTTGAAGTCGAGCCAGCACTTCCGGGCCGGGTTCGAGCCGGTGGCCGACCGAATCATTACCGCCGACTCGCCCGGGCTCACCACTCTCGACTTGACAACGTTTCCATACCGCCGGCTCACCCGGCCCGTTTGGCCGCTGGACAGGGGCGCCGCCTTCGAGGTGTGACTCTCGCGGGCAAAGTGTCATGCCGGTTCCCCCCTAGCCCCTCGCCGCGACGATGTGACCGGCAGGGCGCGCCGTGGAGGCTGCTCGAACGGCCGCGCCTCACCCTCGTCAATGCGAATTTGGGCCAAGCCTGCGACGGAATTCATGGAGAAAAGACTCCGATTTACCGCGCGGACTACGTACGTCGCCGAGTCAAATCTACGGGGAACTCCGAATGGACACGACGGCTGCGTCGAGTAGGCTATAACCAGACACGCGATGGCGCCACGCGGACAGACCAGACCGTGGCGGAGGGGGGACGCGGTGCCTGCGAATCCGGTAACCTCGCGTTGGGCGCGCGCAAGATGCGCGCGGCCGGCGGCGAGGAGATCGCCCGGGGCTTCCCGCCCGCGATGCACCATGCCCGCCGGGCGTGCCTCTGTGGGCCGCGGGCGGATGGACGCCGCCGCGGGGAAGTTGAACGCGGCGCTGCGGTTCATCGGCAATCCGCTGCCCATGTGGGTCTACGACTTGGCGACGCTGCGGATCCTCGACGTGAATGACGCGGCGCTGGCGCTGTACGGCTATGACCGGGGCGAGTTCGTGGGCCGGTGCGTGACTGAGCTGCGGGGGGCGGAGCGCGCCGGGGACGAAACGGTGTCGATCGCCGCCGCGGATGCCGCGCTCCCCGTCTCGGTGACGCGGTGCCACCGGCGGAAGGACGGCACGCCGATCGATGTGCACATCCTCTCCCGCCTTCTCACGTTCGACCGCCGCCCGGCGGTCCTGGCGGTGGCGCAGGACGTGACGGACCCGCGGTAGACGCCCGGCGGCCGGCTCATCTCAGATCAGCCGTTCAACCCTTCATCGACTGTCGCCCCACCAAACTTTAGGGCTTGGGGCCGTGGTCCGGATCGACGTGGTTGTTGTTGGGGTTCTCTTGTCCATTGTGATTGCCCTGGCCCGGATCACCACCCTCGAATCCGGCAAAGGTCGGACCGACCTTGGCCAGTAGCAGAAGCACTCCTACGATCAATGCAACGAACCAACGCGACTTCATCCGCCTCCCCCTCCCCGTCACACCGCATCAGCGAACTCCAACGATGTGCAGACACTCTACTGGCCGCGCATCGCCACCGTCAATGCAAGTTGATGCCAAGACGGCGACGGATTTCATGGAGCAACGCGACGCCTACTTGATCGCGCCGACCAGCGTAAACAACGGCAGGTAGAACGAGATCACGATGAACCCAACGATGCCGCCCATCACCATGATGAGCATCGGCTCCAGCACGGACGTGAGCGCCGCAACCGCGTATTCGACCTCGGTATCGTAGAAATCGGCCACCTTGGACAGCATGGTGTCGAGCGCGCCCGTGCGCTCCCCGACCGCGACCATCTGCACGACCATCGGGGGAAAGATGCCGCTGGCCTGGAGCGGCGCGGAAATGCTCTCGCCCTCGCGGATGCTGGTGCGCACCGTATCGAGCGCTTTGATCAACACCACGTTGCTGGTGGCCTTCGCGACCACGTCGAGCGCGTGGAGGATGGGCACGCCGCTGTGAATGAGCGTCCCCAGCGTCCGGGAAAAGCGGGCCATGACGACGTTGCGGTTGA containing:
- a CDS encoding PAS domain-containing protein — its product is MDAAAGKLNAALRFIGNPLPMWVYDLATLRILDVNDAALALYGYDRGEFVGRCVTELRGAERAGDETVSIAAADAALPVSVTRCHRRKDGTPIDVHILSRLLTFDRRPAVLAVAQDVTDPR
- a CDS encoding ABC transporter permease, whose product is MWRYLIARLLQGAAVVFLVATAAFLILRLTPGNPVDVLVGEAEVTPEQVAGIKHLWGLDRPWYVQYITWLENMARGDFGESVIRTGVPVRTMLAQAAPVTLTLNVAAFVVSAAIAIPVGIVAGVRRYSLFDYTGTVGATLGVALPSFWISLMAIILFAVKLRWLPAFGLQSWTGYVLPVAVLATEQTAVITRLMRGSVAAVLHQDYVRTGRAKGLAESAVVLRHAVRNALLPVITVLGYRVAFLLSGTIIVETVFALPGVGRLLTDSVYHLDYQVVQVIALLLAVIVVATNIATDLVYALVDPRIRIG
- a CDS encoding ABC transporter substrate-binding protein: MSHRRTAAGRPTRREFLTRAGLAALAGASAGWLPRGAAAAAKRGGTMAVSGHQEISSLSPDDSGPNVIWSAVTQIHNALLELDENFNLVPTLASSYTASPDGLAYTFRLLHGVKFHDGTEFTADDVKYTYEWYMNPANHAIQANNFKGVDSVQAADKYTVRVKMREPNAAFLAKGASTFIVPAAYHGKIGEKAYKSAPIGTGAFRLKEWRPAERTLVQAFDQHFRGRPYLDFFRVDIVPEPSVRAIGLQTGQSDSSVWPLLVEDNLRFAKDPNFVTYVTITTGVNHFPINNKRPYFADKRVRQALMFAINRQRLIDDIFKGTAALATSHLSPAFKTYFEPNVVKYPHDPAKAKALLDEAGWKPGPDGIRQKSGTRFSFTCTTIVGDQARRPEAEVAQQDLKAVGIEMKLAEAPVATITEKLRKGEMDASLFNWTYGGSLGDPDPSLTLRSNGGNNWSQYANPKVDSLIDAGLKEPDPKKRRPYYSEIQKIVADEAPFVYLMYWNWYNIFSKRVQGLPKTMFNGPQIYRKAYQWWLA
- a CDS encoding M81 family metallopeptidase — its product is MRIAIGGLSHETNTFCAALTEVNEFKDREWTHGEALAARHRGVRDYLGGMLASADERGIEVVPTFATRATPSGTISRRAYEEMRGELLAGLEGAGRVDAICLALHGAGVAEGVDDIEGDILERVRAIAGAAVPIVVTLDLHGNLTDEMARYATALLGVNEYPHVDSYERGVEAIALAADAAAGRVRPAMRLVRLPMLVPTTATSQSPVREINARCRDWEGRPGVIDCTFFHGFAHTDAPVVAAAVVATADGRAELAQEAAADVARYAWGLREAFLKSAPGPAEAIRQALASDGRPVVINETSDNPGGGAPGDGTHLLRTLLDAGATESCFGFVWDAETAAQAHAAGAGATIRVRLGGKTDAMHGAPVECEAYVKCLTDGRFIQQSPMGRGAQVDLGRMARLVIPRGPAGGIDVLVSSVRSQTLDPEVFLLHGIDVTRCRIVALKSSQHFRAGFEPVADRIITADSPGLTTLDLTTFPYRRLTRPVWPLDRGAAFEV
- a CDS encoding metallophosphoesterase: MRIAALGDLHIRDAVPEPLRQAFTEVNDRADVLVLCGDLTDHGFPKEAEALAEALAPCRIPKIAVFGNHDFESSPPEEITKILGRSGLIVFATEPWVLDGVGFVGAKGFAGGFGRHALQPWGEHTVKQFVQDAVNEGVILERALHRLKSEHGVERAVAVLHYAPIRETVEGEPLEVFPFLGSSRLVDPLDRFGVAAILHAHAHHGAPEGRTPQGIPVYNVSLPVLHHVRADQNYRIIEV
- a CDS encoding ABC transporter permease, which gives rise to MRSLDRPLDPAGRQAAGNHDITAGARAARPPARPVRRSEFWRAWRRFVRYRPGIAGLAVVVAIGLVAIFANLLAPYSPLAVNPGMRGGAPTPAHPLGFDHIGRDILSRLVYGSRVAIAVALLATAIAVTIGVAVGTTAGYLGGRVDAVLSRITDALMAFPVLVLLIALVAVVGPNLTNVILVIGATVWASYARVVRADVLSLREQEFVMAARAIGATDRRVIWRHLVPNVVGPVIVLATLSVGNIIILEAALSFLGLGVRPPTPDWGGMLADGRAFITIYPQIVIAPGVMIAVTVLAFNLLGDGLRDALDPRHKE